The sequence below is a genomic window from Liolophura sinensis isolate JHLJ2023 chromosome 2, CUHK_Ljap_v2, whole genome shotgun sequence.
cgaatctcaagGCCCgttgaacctttgtcaggcgcattcccagagatagatacagctgtaggttccggtagtgcaggacgtaccgttccttgttgcgtaggttggggaccagcttttcgacctcggtaggcgctttcttgccgagaagaccgtgctgatagtctgacctccactccttctggaccactagtcgctccggggctaatgggtagccgttatgtgcgttatgtaggccggccggatactctaggtcgacctcgaagATGTgaccggaaggactgtcgtcGGGGTGGGTTGCAATCGTTTCGCCGAGACGCCGCGCGTCATATACCCACTGGAAGCTGcccgttggaaggaactgactcatagcccagccatatagattattggcgtctaggtattggatgtagctgtttggactttcggggttgtatccctccacctgcggattattgccgttggcgtatcgcttacttaacatggagatacctccttgtaaccccttctcaatgaagacatgttggtcgtagtcggtcaacagctccagctctaccccggtcttcttgaacagcgcatcccacgagagacctgggctcgtaaagtagtgagcaaggtccaatccatactgccgtaaacaagtcttccggaaggcctcaaacacatggccaacaggagcacgtctgtgcggcagtaaaggtctgtgtagtctcccagattggtgcagtcaaatatcttccatacctgttgagcgtggatgtagtcctcatcgctaatgcctccgactttgagcttaatgtagaaagcctctttgggtggtaGGCTGGACTCGTccaagcgctcccaggagtccaattactcataggggtagacaccattgcgcatgagtagctttcgtttttcttcggcgggctcataccgggctgtgatgtggaaagcctgaggtttgttggcctctaccagattgtcaagggaagtcggtaagaattgaacgctgtcgatgaagcggagctgcctcagcgagaaggagatgtacttttccgtgttgttggggatgcaggagatgcggccttccaccttacttatggcttgcatcaggaggtgcccgtcgtagacccgtaggttgtggaagactactggtatagctgtcttgggacccagccgcaactttaggttgcatgcgttatgggccgcgcctctgtacttgccggttatatggcagtgatcgcgcacagaatcggcacctagaggcttctcacacacgtggcaggttgcggcgttgttgtgggcctgccagtcctggggagtcatcctcatggctatagggttagctagaacatttttgatttccagCTCCTCCTgccggagagctctgaggaagtgttccgtcgcgtcagAGCCTCTGTTTTCCATTGGGGGGTTTGTGCGGTCGTCGCAAcacaccacaacatagcagtaactgcagggctcgtggtgctgagtcttttgagtgctgctctctatAGGTTACGGCGGCGGGCCTttaacctttttggtcagagccttgaagtcggcatatatgatgaactgagccggtagctgtttattgtggttctgaaaggtgaacttgttttcccgctcctggggcatttccaccctcaccgccgtctggccaatccctcggcattccggcttattcgcctcgagcaggtcctcccttgtgtaaccgtgtaggcaGCGCCCGCAGAAGTGTTTACGAAGTTGTTTCTTACTTTCTTGCGCGATACAGGAAACGATCgaggtcttttatccacgtataatggaatttgcctgccttctcaattagcagcagattgattcagGGCGTGTCGCCGTgctgcttgctgagacgatgcACGATCACATCCTTGttccacccgaacacgttgatagcgaggtcgttcttttcctccactttagggatctgagagatgggcgtggagGCGTCGATcgccccaaagtcaagaccataattggtgggatactttgttggtctctgagggtcccgggtggatggaaataaggcagatcggAGTGCCCAATGTCAAGCcattgcacgctattgacaacccaccctgaccctcgctgtgtccatttttctagcacctcctggatggtggggaaggccttatctggagccccgtcaatgtcaccaggctctaagagggcctcctgtttgctgtggagcaCTGGGCTGGTATACCCTTCACTGCCATCcgcgttgtcctttcgcaactgaaccctgaggcctagttagAACTTAACctcgttgagtgccaggatctcttcttttAGCTTCTGGCAAATAATGGCTCTAAtctcttctaagaaggctactgggtccgtccaaacgccttcgggtacgcccatctgccaggcccggaggagattccttaggGCCCGGCTGGTGTTAGTGAATTgtagtttcttttcacctagcaattcatccaactcctcgttactgaggaggttcttgacgtcttgcttcaactcctcgttactgagggggttcttgacatcttgcagccgcttcaactcagccacagccgttttatgcctgtcgaggatcccctgcaattcttccaaggcattgcgggaccgtgggtacttgggccgcacacctaggagcgtctcaaactcctcccgtagtgatCGCGTAAGAAAGTAAGACACacgactctctaattgtaaatttctattgccgccagccgtttgaactcgtccaagaaagccttgtgcctccacttcctttcacgcgtctggaccctattatgtccgcaggccatgcaaagccgaaaccAGTCtttaacgccccgaccacagctaatacatggctgggtgccaagACCCTgccgcagacggtataggtgatCCCCGCAgcactcccccagacaactcttaccacagagctccgtggagccgatgagaagccacaattacaattattgtaaccctttcGCATGTGTAGAAGCATACCAGATGCGGTCGGTATGTCTAATACAACCCCAGATGGGGCtaggggcctctattttgttctggggagggccccaaggggggcgtgcgccagaacctatagtgcgtatactagaacttctggacctcgcctggaatgggggctgggagcctctatttgccaagtagagggtgcgccagaaccgtCATTGTGTATACTACTCGAGGATTGTTTAGGCTTCAAAACCGATGATAGACCGTCTGCTGACAGGGAATGTGACACTGAGTCAGACATTAATGTATCAGAAGTGAATCTGACGACGATGACTTCCCTTTGTCAGATCTGCGACCGCTAGCTGCCGGAAATACGATAGGcaacagaacaacaacaacgcctgtAGTAGAACCCGTCCGATGGAGTGGCTGACTGGAAAAGATTGCTGTCAACGACTTTACCCAGCCGACTGGACCTATAAATGTGCTACCAAAGGAAAGTACAGAGCTCGATTTTCTCAATCTCATGCTCACTGAAGAATTATATACCCTTTTGGCAGTGTATTGAGAAAAAATCTGACAACAGATGGATCCCTGTAACAATCCAGGAAATGAAAGCATTTATGGGCATTCATGTGGTTATGTCTATCATACAATTGCCTACATACAAGCAGTATTGGTCAACTGATCAGCTCTTCAAAGTACCCTCCATACCAATCACCATGGCTAGAGACAGGTTTGAGAAAATCTTGCAGTATTTTCACTACAATGATTCTACTACAAATCCAGCCAGGGGAGATGCGAACCATGACAAAATACATCATGTCCGGCCTGTCTTCAGTATTGTGCAGAGACGGTTAGTGGAAAACTATCGACCACACAAAAGTGTCACGTTAGATAAGGCGATGATTCCATTCCGTGGACGTGTTTCGTACCGACAGTACTTACCGGCAAAGCCTTGTAAATTTGGAGTAAAAGTGTGGCAGTTAGCAGACAGTAGCAATGGGTATGTCTACCAGATGGAGGTATACACTGGCAAACAAGATACAGGGAGAGAAGTGGGTTTGGCCTGGAGGGTGGTATGGGATTTGACCAGGGTATTGTCCGGTAAAAGTCACCACATATACATGGACAATTACTTTTCCAGTCCCCAACTGTATCAAGACTTGCTGAAGGATGATCTGTATGGTTGTGGCACCTGTAGACTCAACCGAAAGGGGTGGCCTGACGCACTACACAAAAACTGTCTGCCGAAACAAAAAGGGGTAAGTAAACTCTACCAGAAAGAAAACCTTGTGGCAGCCTGCTGGTACGTCAATCGACAGGTAAACTTCTTGTCAACTAATTCTGATCCAACTGTCACAGTGAGTGTCCAGCGAAAACAGAAGGATGGAACGCGTGCAGAAATAAAGGCCCTGAAGTTGTGGAGAACTACAACAAGCACATGAATGGTCTGGACCACGGAGATCAGCTGCGTATGCAATATTCCACTACTCGTCGCTCCAAAAAGTTTTGGAAGTACCTGTTCTGGTTTTTGTTTAACACAGCAGTGGCGTGCTCTTTCATTCTTATGCGTGAGTCTGTGAATCACCAGAAGAAAAGCAAAACTGGTCGGGTGAAAGAAATGTGTCAACTGAAGTTTCGACAAAATTTGGCAAAACAGCTTGTCGGGCAGCACAGACAGAAAAGGCGACATGAAGTATTACAGAAGGACAGTGCAGGACGGTCACATTGGCCCACATCCATGCCCAAATCCAGGCGATGCAAATTGTGTAGTTCAAGGAAAATCAGGAAGGAGTCAAAATATGGACGCAAGATTTGTGATGGAAACCTCTGTGTGGAATGTTTTGAACCATTTCATGTTTTATCATTCACAGAAGAGTAGATTCCACGCCAGTAGTTGACAAACAgagtaaatattgtaaataataactaaaaaagtttttttcaccAACTTTCAGTGAAGATAAATTGTGACTCATTGACTGTCAGTGTAAATCCAAACTTCcagcacacttacatgtatgaagaacGAATTTTGCACAGAAGTACTTTCTATTATGAGTGAGTAATGTAAAccaaaatttgtatttctgtttgtgttttttctgccttttaaaaaatttatttgtttgtggaTGGAGGGGCTGGAATGGTAATGAGAAATAGCTAGTAAATTTTGGGAatcacaaacaaacaagtttgtGTTCCACTCATTAGTCTTCCACATTACATGGGCCAGCCTGGAGTTATAATTTTTCCATAGTGGTGGCCAGCACATCTgtcaaaagaaatgaaaagaagaGGTCAaaattcacattattttgttttgtgtttattatttagTTTGTTAGGAGTGTGTTGGTCTGACCCAAATATCACTGACCAATGATTCTGCTCCGCTGTGTCACGTGATAGAATTTAGGGCAACTACTGACCAATGAACAACGAATGCCTTCAGTGATGAAATGTTATGGCATTTTTGCTTAGCTGAAGTGGAAAACAACTGACTATAGTACGGCTCTATTCGACACTTCAACAAACCCACGATAAATAACTGATTTATCTGTATTTCCTGAGCGTTTGATGACTTAAACACACATACTTTTATTCAGAAAAGCGGGCGTTCTGTTCAGGAATTCGCGTGTCATCACCTCTAAAAATTACCATACTTTTCGCTGGTGTCGCATGTTGTGTGAATGTTCAGTTCGATAATCCCATTTTATAGGCATCTTCATGAATGTACGTCCACAACTatactaatattttacaagattGCGTAGTATTAACATTGATGGCAAAATTCAACCAGCTTTAGAgtgttaaaacagaaaaactctGCATCAGTCGCCGTTACAGTGTAAGCTCACACAGAGGCGAGTACGGCAGTTGAGGCTGATCGCTGACGCCTACTCGGGCGGAAGGCAGGCACAGCTACAGCCCGCCGCTGTACTGGCGGCTGCAGTGGGTTGTCGGAGTCAATGAGTTAAAATCGGTGATATTCTTGAAACAACGAATTGGCGTTAAGCTGTTACATACATCTATTACTGATTGACGTATGGATTACAGATCTGTAAGAATTGTTTTTGACTTGGTATAGTTTTTaggttatgaccaaaaaaccCTCAAAAGTATGAGTCCGCTTCGGGgacgatagatccagggtcaatcctgggtcgaatcacacctaacactttaatttatttatttatttgattggtgttttacgccgtggtcaagaatatttcacgtatacgacggcggccagcattatggtgggaggaaaccgggcagagccggggggaaacccacgaccatccgcagattactgacagaccttcccacgtaatgccggaggggaaaccagaatgagctgggcttgaactcgcagcaaccgcattggtgagagactcctgggtcattacgctgcgctagcgtgctaaccagctgagtcacggaggcccccaagactttaaaacaggaagttcagcatgaagtggatagtgcaacgactggttgaccagtatcagtataatggctcggacggggcggcTTAATTGCCTTTGCTAAgacgcctcagtgaagcagaactagataaaagagcggtggaaatccatcctgaggcacatcacatgctttctaaggattccttcgtcgtcatatgactgaacaattgttaggtatgacgttaaacccaaagcactcacttactcactcaaaaGTTTGAATAATGACGTAAAACCTATGACCCTAaccctacatacatacattgacAAGACCTCCCTTTCAAATAACACGAGAGCTTCGTGCTAGATTGCATGGAATCCGTTCACTGTTGGCTACAGGGCTTGTATTCTAATCCTGTCTGGCGACAGGACAAGTAGATATAAGGAACAGTCCTTGCAGTCACCTGTTAAAATCCAGTTGATTCCTGCCAatctttcttctgttttctcttcaattaccatgaaattattaGGCACCGGACTACCAGTTctagagtgaatgagtgagtgcttggggtttaacgtcgtgctcaagaatttttcagtcatatgacgacgaaggaatcattagggtgcatgtacgtgtaatgtgcctccttgttgcaggacggatttccaccgctcctttatttagtgctgcttcactgagacgacttaccgaaggcaagtaagccgccccgccagagccattatactgatacgggtcaaccagtcgttgcactatccccttcgtgctgaacgccaagcgaggaagttacaacttcctcttttaaagtcttaggtgtgactcgatcaaggattgatcctgaatctaccggtcccgaagcggacgctctaccaactgtgctatccgggccggttacCAGTTCTAGAGGGCTGGGGTTAAAATTCATTCTACTCCCTGccattcttatttatttatctttttgattggtgttttacgccgtactcaagaatatttcacttatacgacggaggctagcattatggtgtgaagaaaccggacagagcctgggggagacccacgaccatccgcaggttgctggcaaacccaTTCTTATTTAAGTAGCGACACTATGGTTCATTTGTGGGACATCATGATGCCGGGTTTTGCTAAAATAGATTTGTATCCGTTGACAATACAGTGTTGTTTTCATAAGGTACACGTAATTTATTCGTTTGGAGAGTTTATTGTCTAATGTGGATTACGTCTATTTTTTTTGCTCGTATTAGACAAACCTGGGGTCTTTTCGTATTAGACAAATCCTGGGTCATTTCAGAAGAGCATAGAACTAATAGATCTAACCGTCTTTGGTGTAGAAAGTGGACGTTGAAAGCTGTGTGTACTGATCCCTTGGAAGCCgtataactgcatgcagttttagTGATAACTGGTCATGCACATGCCTAAATACATCCTCCTCCCATAGCAATTAACAAGATGCTATTCCGTCGCCGGTTAcgtcagatatcacactgtcgttgctgccctGGTATTATCCTCTGTGTTGTGCGTGTGTTATTATCTGGGATAATTGGGAGTGAGTTATAGAATTGAACGATTACAATGTCGCTTTAGTAGGATTCGGACTCGAAAGCACCAGAAAGGGCCTTTTAAGGCATGGTAATGTTGTAGTATTACTGGCGTGTACCGCCTGGAGTAGATCCACAGCTCTACGTTGTTTTCTTGAGCCGCacattgtatgtataaagtatatAAGTCACGATATAAAAGAAATGGATTAAAAATTTAGACGGGTAGATTGTACTTCGATGTTTATCATTTTTAACATGCTCTCTTTAAAGAGGAGATTTTCTGTTCTTTGTGCTGCATTATTAAGATAAATATTTGCTGATCAGCAATGAATGTCCATAACACATGGCATCGCGCCCAGCCAGGTCTTTGTTTGGCCTGAAATACCCCCAGTTAAGACTTAAATGTTTTACAGTGCGAGGTCAGACGTATAATCATATACCCTAATTACACCGTCCGTAACATATCACACAGAACATGAAGCCAGAGTAATGATCGCTCTTAGCTCTGAACTCTAATTAACGTGGCACAAAAGTCACATCGAGAACCGCAGGTGTTTCTTCTTAAATTCTTCTTAATCTGCGCAAATTATTTTCCTTTTGGTTAGCATGATTGTACACCTGACATTCGGTGTCACGGTTGACTGCTTGTATACGTTACACATAGAACACTCTGGTGCCGTATTAATTGTCTCATTAAGAGCCCCCACCCAGACTTTTGAGTTAAGCAGAATTCGTGGTAGCGGCGAACAGCACCTCTTCAGATCAGCTCACATGATACACAATGTTATACAGATCTAAATCTGTACAAGGTGATTGATACCTGGCAAATACACATAAACCAAAAACCCGAGCGACAATGTTCAACAGTAACTGAATAATCGTGTTAAACGATCCACAGGTTTTTGCTGTGTGCAAGCAAACCCTCTTGACCTATTtgtacatacacctgtatataaccGGCCCTGAGGTAATGTCAGACTAGTATAAATAACACCCGAGCTGCTGGTCTTGTTTTGACATGCCGAGATTATTATGTTCCTTTCTTAGTCGTGACCATATATTGGTCACGCAAGTTCAATCCCGGACTTGGACACGGCATTTTGTATACATGCCCTCCCTGTCACTTCTCATGGGGCCAACAATCGCCCCTCTTGAATAAagtaaatcccaagcatacgtacataaatatatgatcCACAGTGACATTTCCTGGCGAATAAAACCAGGCAAGTAACGTCAGTTAGGGAGATCAGAAGGTCGAAtctgattttgatttgataCACCTGGAGTATTAGATAGTTCTGATATGTGAGCTATAACCCACTCACATTAAAGGCTCACCTCCTAACTTTCAACTacatatttttgaatttcaatCACCATTCCTGTTTTCTGCAGTGAATACTTTTGACAGCGGAGTTGTAACTAAATTGATTTATATTGCTGTTGTTTTCTCTAAAGATGAACTGCAAAAATTTTTGATTAGAAACTGAAAGTTATCTGAATAAATACATGGTAGAGATTGTCTTGCGTCTTAATGTTATTCTTTATACGCGTATGAAATTGTTAGCAGGTTTGGTCGGAAATAGATTGAACAAAAATGGCTAGCGtaaaatttactgaaaatacCATGGTTTGTTTCTCTTGATTTTAGGTAGGCGGTAACGCTTAAGTGGCAGTCAGCTAAGTCACAAACGTCACTGATAGTCACAACCAATGAGGCACTTTGGAAAGTTTAGGCAATTTAGGCAAATTTAGGCAAATTTAGGCAATGGATAAGTCAACATCGGGCATTTTACAGGTTTATATTAAAAAGCACCGGGACCATGTAATGGCGTTCCATATCGATAATTAAGACCCAATTCCAAAACAAACTAAAACACCAGTTCACAATGAATGACTTATTAAACGGgcggggcttccgtggccgacggggttagcacgccagccgGGAGGAATCACGCAGGTGCCTCCcacaaatgtggtcgctgtgagttcaagtccaccccATTCCGGGGTCTTCTCCGGGGAATACctgctagcagcctgcggatggtcgtgggtttccccccagctCTTtcaggtttcctcacaccatgctgctggccacagtcatataagagaaatatccttgagtacagcgtaaaataccaatgaaataaataagtattaagAGCATTTTACCACAATTACCAGCGTACCGCTGCGGACAGTGTAATACATGAACCTATAATACCCACGGAAACAATTGATAAGAACAATTTTAAGGACTTTTTTACCAAATTAACTGTATTATGATTAAGAAATTAACTTTATTTCAAACCATTGTAGAAAAATGTATAAGTCATTATATCAAAATCACTG
It includes:
- the LOC135462947 gene encoding piggyBac transposable element-derived protein 4-like, which gives rise to MARDRFEKILQYFHYNDSTTNPARGDANHDKIHHVRPVFSIVQRRLVENYRPHKSVTLDKAMIPFRGRVSYRQYLPAKPCKFGVKVWQLADSSNGYVYQMEVYTGKQDTGREVGLAWRVVWDLTRVLSGKSHHIYMDNYFSSPQLYQDLLKDDLYGCGTCRLNRKGWPDALHKNCLPKQKGVSKLYQKENLVAACCECPAKTEGWNACRNKGPEVVENYNKHMNGLDHGDQLRMQYSTTRRSKKFWKYLFWFLFNTAVACSFILMRESVNHQKKSKTGRVKEMCQLKFRQNLAKQLVGQHRQKRRHEVLQKDSAGRSHWPTSMPKSRRCKLCSSRKIRKESKYGRKICDGNLCVECFEPFHVLSFTEE